The nucleotide window CGTGCTCACTGTCGAATCCCTCGGGGCGATCGGCGAGGACGAGATCGACCGCGCGCTCGCAGAGGGGGCCTCGGATTCCGAGTCTCGAGTCGACGAGCAGGCGGGTGGCCAGTCGAAGACGGACACCGGAACCGAGCCCGAAACGGAGAAATCGAACTGAGGCGGTCGAAATCAGTCGAACCTGTCGAGAAAATAAGAGAACGCTTTTCCCCCCACCACCGTAAGACCGGCATATGGTCCTGGACCTACTCCCATTACAAACCGGTACCGGCGGTGCACTGCTGTTCGTCGGTGCCCTTGTCCTCCTCGTCGTGATCGCTGCACTGCTCAGTGCGGTCGAGATCGTCGACGCCTACGAGAAGCGTGCGCTGACCGTCTTCGGCGAGTACCGCAAACTCTTAGAGCCGGGGATCAACTTCGTCCCACCGTTCGTATCGAACACCTACCGGTTCGATATGCGAACGCAAACGCTCGACGTCCCTCGGCAGGAAGCGATCACGCGGGACAACTCGCCGGTCACGGCCGACGCCGTCGTCTACATCAAAGTGATGGACGCCAAGAAGGCGTTCCTGCAGGTCGACGACTACAAGCGAGCCGTTTCGAACCTCGCCCAGACGACCCTGCGTGCCGTGCTGGGTGATATGGAACTCGACGACACGTTGAACAAGCGCCAAGAGATCAACGCCCGCATCCGTCAGGAACTCGACGAACCCACCGACGAGTGGGGGATCCGCGTCGAGAGCGTCGAGGTCCGTGAAGTCAACCCATCGAAAGACGTCCAGCGCGCGATGGAACAACAGACCTCCGCGGAGCGCAAACGCCGCGCCATGATCCTCGAGGCACAGGGTGAACGCCGCAGTGCCGTCGAGAAGGCAGAAGGTGACAAACAAAGCGAGATCATCCGCGCACAGGGTGAAAAACAGAGCCAGATCCTCGAGGCACAGGGTGACGCGATTTCGACCGTGTTGCGCGCGAGATCGGCCGAGTCGATGGGCGAACGCGCCGTCATCGACAAGGGGATGGAGACGCTGTCGGAGATCGGCCAGAGCGAGTCGACCACGTTCGTCCTCCCGCAGGAGCTGTCCTCGATGGTCGGTCGCTACGGCAAACACCTGACCGGCAGCGACGTCAAAGAAGACGGCCAGCAACTCGACAGCCTCGAGTTCGACGAGGAGACGCGCGAACTGATTGGGCTGGACGACATCGCCGAGATCATCGGCGAAATCGACGAAGAAGCCGAGATGGATCTCGAGGCGATGGAACAGGAAGCCCAGGCGATCAAAGAGGGCAAGGACGCGGCGACGATCTCCGATCCGGACGAGGTCATCGAGGAGATGGATCAGGAGTTCGCCGGTGGCGCCGACGCCGATCAGAACACGTAACGACAGATCTTATCGCGTTCGAGAAATTCAGTTTTCGGTGCATAAGACGGAGCGAAACCTGTTTTACCACTCGTCTCATTTCAGGAGATACGCATAGCATGACGAATCCTGATGGGGTCGACGAAGGGAAACGAGCGATCCTGCGTCGCTTTGCGGCGCTCGGCGCCGCGTCGCCGCTTGCAGCTCTCTCTGAACCGGCGGCGGCTGATACCGGTGAAAGCGACGCCCGTGATGCGATCGTTGGGTATCTCTCGACGACGCCTGGCGCCCATTTCTCGAAGATCCGGGACGACCTGCAACTCGGAACCGGCGAAACCCAACACCACCTACGCCGACTCGAGGAACTCGGGGCAATCGAACGCTACCGTGACGGCGATTACAAGCGCTTCGTCCCGGCGGATCGATTCGACGCGTTCGAAAAGCAGACGCTGGGCTACCTCCGCCGGGAGACTCCGCGCGGGATGTTGATCGAACTCCTCCTCAATCCGGAGACGACGGCCGGCGACCTCGCGACGGCTCTCGACGTTTCTGCCCCCACGGTGAGCAAGTACGCCGGCGAACTCGAGGACGCCGGATTGCTCTCCCGTGAGGACGGCTACGCCGTCGAACGGCCCGAGACGGTTCTGATCTTGATCGTCCGCCACGCCGACTCCTTCGGTGAGTCGGCCCGACGGCTCGCCCAGAACGCGGATCAGTTCATCGACTATCACGGCTAGACGTGTGTTACCAGCGATAACATCGTCTTACGGCGTGGCTGCCCTCCCGCTGGCCGGCCATACGACAACACATCGTGGCACGTGACAGCCGAGTTCGAGTCAGTATCGTGGACAGTTCCCGCGTGACGAACGAAAAGACGCTCGCTCAATATCGGAAGCCGCGGTTCACGGCAGCAGACCGGCTGCTGTCCCGAG belongs to Natronorubrum aibiense and includes:
- a CDS encoding SPFH domain-containing protein, with the translated sequence MVLDLLPLQTGTGGALLFVGALVLLVVIAALLSAVEIVDAYEKRALTVFGEYRKLLEPGINFVPPFVSNTYRFDMRTQTLDVPRQEAITRDNSPVTADAVVYIKVMDAKKAFLQVDDYKRAVSNLAQTTLRAVLGDMELDDTLNKRQEINARIRQELDEPTDEWGIRVESVEVREVNPSKDVQRAMEQQTSAERKRRAMILEAQGERRSAVEKAEGDKQSEIIRAQGEKQSQILEAQGDAISTVLRARSAESMGERAVIDKGMETLSEIGQSESTTFVLPQELSSMVGRYGKHLTGSDVKEDGQQLDSLEFDEETRELIGLDDIAEIIGEIDEEAEMDLEAMEQEAQAIKEGKDAATISDPDEVIEEMDQEFAGGADADQNT
- a CDS encoding winged helix-turn-helix transcriptional regulator → MTNPDGVDEGKRAILRRFAALGAASPLAALSEPAAADTGESDARDAIVGYLSTTPGAHFSKIRDDLQLGTGETQHHLRRLEELGAIERYRDGDYKRFVPADRFDAFEKQTLGYLRRETPRGMLIELLLNPETTAGDLATALDVSAPTVSKYAGELEDAGLLSREDGYAVERPETVLILIVRHADSFGESARRLAQNADQFIDYHG